Proteins from one Fibrobacter sp. genomic window:
- a CDS encoding ABC transporter permease translates to MIKRLLKVAFAEWKLIYTDPAAVLLLVVAGVIYAFYYPVPYIHQTVTKVPVAVVDLDNTAMSRDLTRMASAAQQIEVKSIYTDMQEAEAAMARDEIYGFMVIPEDMEKNIRGKHQVTVNIFTHGAYVMFHGAIGTAFSTCALTVGATNKVKQIALEKKVPSAKAIAMRDPIPISIQTLFNSTGGYANYVVPSVLVVILQQSLIIGICVLGGSRAHRRFRKKFRDSPVENETAEYRYFGRSLAFFVHYCTFILFYHCIVYNIFDFPRRGELLPMVVFSIVFLASVINFGMVISQIFLRRETSMQLFLYLSIPVLFLANFSWPTYLMPRWMEAISYILPSTFAVPAWLSIEQMGADIYDVAPKLYKLAVQAIVYLVLGLLLTRIRDKAKIDMGDM, encoded by the coding sequence ATGATAAAGCGCCTCTTGAAAGTAGCCTTCGCCGAATGGAAGCTCATCTACACGGACCCTGCCGCAGTGCTCCTGCTCGTGGTGGCTGGTGTCATCTACGCGTTCTACTATCCGGTTCCTTACATCCACCAGACGGTAACCAAGGTGCCCGTGGCGGTTGTCGACCTCGACAATACGGCCATGTCCCGCGACCTTACCCGCATGGCGTCGGCAGCGCAGCAGATCGAGGTGAAATCCATCTACACCGACATGCAAGAGGCCGAGGCGGCGATGGCCCGCGACGAGATTTACGGATTCATGGTCATTCCCGAAGACATGGAGAAGAATATCCGCGGCAAGCACCAGGTGACGGTGAACATCTTTACGCACGGCGCCTACGTGATGTTCCATGGCGCAATCGGCACCGCGTTCTCCACTTGCGCGCTGACAGTGGGAGCAACAAACAAAGTCAAGCAGATAGCCCTAGAAAAGAAGGTCCCGTCGGCAAAGGCGATTGCCATGCGCGACCCCATCCCCATCAGCATCCAGACGCTATTCAACAGTACCGGTGGCTACGCCAACTATGTGGTGCCGAGCGTACTTGTCGTAATCTTGCAGCAGTCGCTCATCATCGGCATCTGCGTGCTGGGCGGTTCGCGTGCCCACAGGCGCTTCCGCAAGAAGTTCCGCGATAGCCCCGTCGAGAACGAGACTGCGGAATACCGCTATTTCGGTCGTTCGCTGGCCTTCTTCGTCCACTACTGCACCTTTATCCTGTTCTACCACTGCATCGTCTATAACATATTCGACTTCCCGCGTCGTGGCGAGCTTTTGCCCATGGTCGTTTTCTCGATCGTATTCCTCGCCTCCGTCATCAACTTCGGTATGGTCATCTCGCAGATATTCCTGCGTCGCGAAACAAGCATGCAGTTGTTCCTGTACTTGTCCATCCCGGTATTGTTCCTCGCGAACTTCAGCTGGCCCACCTACCTGATGCCCCGCTGGATGGAGGCGATTTCGTACATACTCCCGAGCACGTTCGCGGTTCCCGCCTGGCTTTCCATCGAGCAGATGGGCGCCGACATCTACGACGTAGCGCCCAAGCTATACAAGCTCGCCGTCCAGGCTATCGTATACCTGGTTCTGGGCCTCTTGCTGACTCGCATTCGCGACAAGGCGAAGATTGACATGGGCGACATGTAA
- a CDS encoding ABC transporter permease, translated as MVLNGLLKTVRKIYFSHNVVLWMILTVLPISVSLFTMGMFSSEIVQHVPIGVVKQDNSQLADKLESKLRSSPVLNIKMACADMGECEHAVIRGEIQAFIVFPNDMERRALRLEAPVIPVYSSGQNYLTNMFATKEIRSVLAAVGSEMFTAQMEDPVKVQIHSVGNQKSNYQGFLVLGLVTAIFHLAAMIVGAYVASYPLRDHRVKEMIGYAGGSRFTLWFASVFPMNIILWLESLGCYAYCHRLLAPLSFEEFVMTAAAQLFMIAACSGAGIVFVGIFGLMRMATGAAGIIGSPAFAFAGQTFPVMAMPFAVRCFAFILPLTHVLMIQSTMMLGDVDMASTWHSMEILIAMAIFWNILGAFLMSMRWKQHVRLETKREEAAKLEAQA; from the coding sequence ATGGTTTTGAATGGCCTTTTAAAAACCGTCCGTAAAATCTACTTCAGCCACAACGTCGTGCTGTGGATGATTCTTACGGTGTTGCCTATCAGCGTATCCCTTTTCACGATGGGGATGTTCTCCTCGGAAATCGTGCAGCACGTGCCCATCGGGGTTGTCAAGCAGGACAACAGCCAGCTTGCCGACAAGCTCGAATCGAAACTGCGTTCAAGCCCCGTGCTCAATATAAAGATGGCGTGTGCCGACATGGGCGAATGCGAGCATGCCGTCATCCGGGGCGAAATCCAGGCGTTTATCGTGTTCCCCAACGATATGGAACGGCGCGCGCTCCGTCTGGAAGCTCCTGTAATTCCCGTGTATTCCAGCGGGCAGAACTACCTCACCAATATGTTCGCGACCAAGGAAATTCGTTCCGTGCTGGCTGCGGTGGGTAGCGAGATGTTTACCGCCCAGATGGAAGACCCCGTGAAGGTGCAGATCCATTCGGTCGGAAACCAGAAGAGCAATTACCAAGGATTCCTCGTTCTCGGGCTCGTGACGGCGATTTTCCACCTTGCGGCGATGATTGTCGGTGCGTATGTGGCATCTTACCCGCTTCGCGACCACCGCGTAAAAGAGATGATCGGCTATGCGGGCGGTTCCAGATTTACGCTCTGGTTTGCAAGCGTGTTCCCGATGAACATCATCCTCTGGCTTGAATCCCTCGGCTGCTACGCCTACTGCCACAGGTTGCTAGCCCCGCTTTCTTTCGAAGAATTCGTGATGACGGCCGCAGCGCAATTGTTCATGATCGCGGCGTGCTCCGGTGCGGGTATCGTATTTGTGGGCATATTCGGCCTGATGAGAATGGCGACCGGTGCTGCGGGCATTATCGGAAGCCCTGCCTTCGCGTTTGCCGGTCAGACCTTCCCCGTGATGGCGATGCCCTTTGCCGTACGTTGCTTCGCGTTTATCTTGCCGCTCACCCACGTGCTCATGATCCAGTCGACAATGATGCTTGGCGATGTGGATATGGCATCTACATGGCATAGCATGGAAATCCTTATAGCGATGGCGATATTCTGGAACATTCTCGGAGCGTTCCTCATGTCGATGCGCTGGAAGCAGCACGTGCGCCTGGAAACCAAGCGCGAAGAAGCCGCAAAACTGGAGGCACAAGCATGA
- a CDS encoding HlyD family secretion protein, which yields MNVLKTLGKIIIVAGLVALVILGVMELQKFATAPREQFLQGQMEARRVLVAGKVPGRIERLFVHEGDMVMKDSIVAIISSPEIEAKKMQAQGALGAARAQASKARNGARSEDITALKAMADRAQDAATLAKNTYDRVQKLFNEGVLPLQKRDEAETQMKASQSAADAAKAQYNQAVAGARSEDKAAANALVLQAKGATAEVDAYLEETKIRSPISGEVSLKLAEEGEVVGSGMPVIAVTDLNDAWAVFHLREDMLKNVSKGKKFTMHIPALDKDVEMEVSYIASVGDYATWRSSKESGGFDLKTFEVRLRPSQKVENLRPGMSVLLSVDSIK from the coding sequence ATGAACGTGCTTAAGACACTCGGTAAAATTATCATTGTCGCAGGGCTGGTCGCGCTCGTCATTTTGGGCGTGATGGAGTTGCAAAAGTTCGCAACGGCGCCCCGCGAGCAGTTCTTGCAAGGCCAAATGGAAGCACGGCGCGTGCTCGTGGCCGGGAAGGTCCCCGGCCGCATCGAACGCCTGTTCGTGCACGAGGGCGACATGGTAATGAAGGATTCCATCGTCGCCATCATCAGCAGCCCGGAAATTGAAGCCAAGAAGATGCAGGCCCAGGGCGCCCTCGGTGCAGCACGCGCCCAGGCAAGCAAGGCCCGCAACGGAGCCCGCAGCGAAGACATTACCGCCCTCAAGGCGATGGCCGATCGCGCTCAGGATGCAGCGACGCTCGCGAAGAACACCTACGACCGCGTGCAGAAACTCTTTAACGAAGGCGTGCTCCCGCTCCAGAAGCGCGACGAAGCCGAAACTCAGATGAAGGCCAGCCAGTCCGCCGCCGATGCGGCGAAGGCCCAGTACAACCAGGCCGTCGCCGGCGCCCGCAGCGAAGACAAGGCAGCGGCAAACGCCCTCGTGCTCCAGGCCAAGGGCGCCACCGCCGAAGTGGACGCCTACCTCGAAGAAACCAAGATCCGTAGCCCCATCAGCGGCGAAGTCTCCCTGAAGCTCGCCGAAGAAGGCGAAGTCGTCGGTTCCGGCATGCCGGTAATCGCAGTGACCGACCTGAACGATGCCTGGGCGGTGTTCCACCTGCGCGAAGACATGCTCAAGAATGTTTCCAAGGGCAAGAAGTTTACGATGCACATTCCTGCGCTCGACAAGGATGTCGAAATGGAAGTAAGCTACATCGCCTCCGTGGGCGACTATGCCACCTGGCGCAGCAGCAAGGAAAGCGGCGGTTTCGACCTCAAGACATTCGAAGTTCGCCTGCGCCCCTCGCAGAAGGTCGAAAATCTCAGGCCCGGCATGAGCGTCCTGTTGTCCGTCGATTCCATCAAGTAA
- a CDS encoding TolC family protein, which yields MKKCLLYIVSLGALAVASPLTLQEAIDMAKSNNSQIKAEKAKVEMAESGRIEARSRFLPKVSLSASVTKINDPITIDLSSLQEPLSEIAGASAYSKAYINAYNKASAGYKQAYEGALAQTGSDEMAKAYAENALKEKLGTGSPETFAQQSADIYSDAAKKKIDESDFGMKVQDDVFFNARVTVVWPIFTGLKIYSAYDAAKENVNARKAEFDMAQNAILMDVTTKYFMLRLAEELTVLRETTMKNLEGHLERSKKLEEGGQISKAERLRAEVALAEAQNALEDALRDQSLARMALASLLHTDTSISATTPVEAPELDRSLEEFKQMAREKHPGLRQLRTERKRSHDAVRAARADWFPTVALFGYRELYTKDLTILEPEWAVGAKAQWDLPILGGAESRAKVTSAKAMERSLVSKEEQTLDNINLLVEKRWREMEHAKSRLTSLVKTRELADEALRSQTRAYEAGLATGLDVVDAELSLSRLQVADLKAHYDAVVAWLGLLEAAGEIESAGSLMGKAKPVEAPAATENTVETAVPADSAAATPADSTANGNTATPAEQQVATEAPAQEPANQTDAAKTADSAQKETSAEKTEAK from the coding sequence ATGAAAAAGTGCTTGCTTTACATTGTTTCGTTGGGCGCTTTGGCCGTGGCCTCCCCGCTGACTCTGCAGGAAGCCATCGACATGGCGAAATCCAACAATTCCCAGATTAAAGCCGAAAAGGCTAAAGTCGAAATGGCCGAAAGCGGCCGTATCGAAGCGCGTTCGCGCTTTTTACCCAAAGTTTCCCTTTCGGCAAGCGTCACGAAGATCAACGACCCCATCACCATCGACTTGAGCAGCCTACAGGAACCGCTGAGCGAAATCGCCGGTGCATCCGCCTATTCCAAGGCGTACATTAACGCCTACAACAAAGCGTCGGCTGGCTATAAACAAGCGTACGAAGGGGCTTTGGCCCAGACTGGTAGCGACGAGATGGCCAAGGCTTATGCCGAAAACGCCCTTAAGGAAAAGTTGGGGACTGGTTCTCCCGAAACGTTTGCCCAGCAGTCCGCGGATATCTATAGCGATGCCGCCAAAAAGAAGATCGATGAAAGCGATTTCGGCATGAAGGTGCAGGACGACGTGTTCTTCAACGCTCGCGTAACCGTCGTTTGGCCCATTTTCACCGGCCTCAAGATTTATTCCGCCTACGATGCGGCAAAAGAGAATGTGAACGCCCGCAAGGCTGAATTCGACATGGCGCAAAACGCCATCCTGATGGATGTCACCACGAAATACTTCATGCTGCGCCTGGCCGAAGAACTCACGGTGCTGCGCGAAACGACGATGAAGAACCTGGAAGGCCACCTGGAACGTTCCAAAAAGTTGGAAGAAGGCGGCCAGATCAGCAAGGCGGAACGCCTGCGTGCCGAAGTCGCGCTGGCCGAGGCGCAAAACGCCCTCGAAGACGCCCTGCGTGACCAGTCGCTTGCCCGCATGGCGCTCGCAAGCCTGCTCCACACCGACACGAGCATTTCGGCAACGACCCCGGTGGAAGCGCCCGAACTCGATCGCAGCCTGGAAGAATTCAAGCAGATGGCCCGCGAAAAGCACCCAGGGCTCAGGCAGCTCCGTACGGAACGCAAGCGCAGCCACGACGCCGTGCGCGCAGCGCGTGCCGACTGGTTCCCGACCGTCGCATTGTTCGGCTACCGCGAACTCTATACGAAAGACTTGACCATTCTCGAGCCCGAATGGGCCGTCGGCGCAAAAGCGCAATGGGACCTCCCGATTTTAGGCGGTGCGGAATCCCGCGCAAAGGTAACTTCCGCAAAGGCGATGGAACGCTCCCTCGTCAGCAAGGAAGAACAGACTCTCGACAACATCAACCTGCTCGTGGAAAAGCGCTGGCGCGAAATGGAACACGCCAAAAGCCGCCTCACGAGCCTCGTGAAGACGCGCGAACTCGCCGACGAAGCGCTCCGCAGCCAGACCCGCGCATACGAAGCGGGCCTTGCGACCGGCCTCGACGTGGTGGACGCAGAACTTTCCCTTTCTCGCCTGCAAGTTGCCGACCTGAAGGCACATTACGACGCCGTTGTCGCATGGCTCGGCCTGCTGGAAGCCGCCGGTGAAATCGAATCCGCCGGTTCCCTGATGGGCAAGGCAAAGCCCGTCGAAGCGCCCGCAGCTACCGAAAATACAGTCGAGACCGCCGTCCCGGCCGATAGCGCAGCAGCGACACCCGCCGACAGCACGGCAAACGGAAATACGGCTACCCCTGCCGAACAGCAGGTAGCGACAGAAGCGCCGGCGCAGGAACCGGCAAACCAGACGGATGCGGCAAAAACCGCGGATTCCGCACAAAAAGAAACTTCGGCTGAAAAAACGGAGGCAAAGTAA
- a CDS encoding lamin tail domain-containing protein, translating into MDMKKWLLTGTLISMLGAFSACDNGSSTDPDSSASVPNSAGDPGSSGSIPGSSDGLPGSSASLPKSSSSLSNDAPPQMACSEIMYHAKDSKLEWIEIYIAGGMDMDNMQNFFLHLSGAVDYTFPAEPLKKGEYVVVTNDPTEFKKAYPTFAGRLFGPWDDAQNVKLFNEGDVVNVKVQGEGDVSCAFSNEPPWPSLADGKGRSLVYVGGNAAQPNSWAASKADGGTPGVGGDQWVAPTNVRINEIKPYKAGEDSWIEVYNAGNQPVDITGWLVEIKRRNQTLSIKSGTVPAKGYLVLDANTAFDDELIVAPDGGEFYLRGPQEGDESSIWVPATTATSGVIDLSDGSTAQGPLATATPGEKNSALLVGSLYINEINYHPATANTTVPFEFMEIVNGSDAAVTLYSASVQKGWKVEGINMEFSSMTIPAKGLLLLIPETLEDVDMQAFGITTWNADFVRSTYSIPADVQIVTYKGKLSNRGETIAVKEPFSKETEGGITKYFYVWHDATLYSDNWNGLTEADGFGFSLHRVDKTTMGYEAKAWEVALPTPGKI; encoded by the coding sequence ATGGACATGAAAAAGTGGCTTTTGACCGGAACCTTAATCTCGATGCTCGGAGCATTCTCCGCATGCGATAATGGTTCTTCCACAGATCCCGATAGTTCCGCCTCTGTGCCGAACAGCGCGGGAGATCCCGGAAGCAGCGGAAGCATCCCCGGAAGCAGTGATGGCCTTCCCGGAAGCAGCGCTTCCTTGCCGAAGTCCAGTTCTTCCTTGTCCAACGACGCTCCTCCGCAGATGGCCTGCTCCGAAATCATGTACCACGCGAAGGATTCCAAGCTCGAATGGATTGAAATCTACATCGCGGGCGGCATGGACATGGACAACATGCAGAACTTCTTCCTTCACTTGAGCGGCGCCGTCGATTACACATTCCCGGCAGAGCCCCTCAAGAAGGGTGAATACGTGGTCGTCACAAACGACCCCACCGAATTCAAGAAAGCCTACCCGACATTTGCCGGAAGGCTCTTTGGACCGTGGGATGATGCCCAGAACGTAAAGCTCTTCAACGAAGGCGACGTGGTCAACGTGAAGGTCCAGGGTGAAGGTGACGTGAGCTGCGCCTTCAGTAACGAACCTCCTTGGCCGAGCCTGGCCGACGGCAAGGGCCGTTCCCTCGTGTACGTGGGCGGCAACGCTGCCCAGCCCAATTCCTGGGCGGCAAGCAAGGCCGACGGCGGCACTCCGGGCGTAGGCGGTGACCAGTGGGTTGCCCCGACGAACGTCCGCATCAACGAAATCAAGCCGTACAAGGCCGGCGAAGATTCCTGGATCGAAGTCTACAACGCAGGTAATCAGCCTGTCGACATTACGGGCTGGCTGGTCGAAATCAAGCGCCGTAACCAGACGCTCAGCATCAAGAGCGGAACCGTGCCTGCGAAGGGCTACCTCGTTCTCGATGCCAATACGGCATTTGACGATGAACTGATTGTCGCTCCCGATGGCGGTGAATTCTATCTGCGCGGCCCGCAGGAAGGCGACGAATCGAGCATCTGGGTGCCCGCAACGACCGCGACGAGCGGTGTCATTGACCTGAGTGATGGTTCCACCGCCCAGGGCCCGCTGGCCACGGCGACCCCCGGCGAAAAGAACTCCGCCCTCCTGGTAGGCTCCCTCTACATCAACGAAATCAACTACCATCCGGCTACAGCCAATACCACGGTCCCGTTCGAATTCATGGAAATCGTGAACGGTTCGGACGCCGCCGTCACCCTCTACAGCGCCTCCGTGCAGAAGGGATGGAAGGTCGAAGGTATCAACATGGAATTTTCGAGCATGACCATCCCCGCGAAGGGCCTTTTGCTCCTGATTCCCGAAACGCTCGAAGATGTGGACATGCAGGCATTCGGAATTACCACCTGGAACGCCGATTTCGTCCGCAGCACTTACTCGATTCCTGCCGACGTACAGATCGTGACCTACAAGGGCAAGCTTTCGAACCGCGGTGAAACGATTGCGGTCAAGGAACCCTTCTCCAAGGAAACGGAAGGCGGAATTACCAAATACTTCTACGTCTGGCACGACGCGACGCTCTATTCCGACAACTGGAACGGTCTCACCGAGGCGGACGGTTTCGGTTTCAGCCTGCACCGCGTAGACAAGACCACCATGGGCTACGAAGCCAAGGCCTGGGAGGTCGCTCTTCCGACTCCGGGCAAGATTTAA
- a CDS encoding polyphosphate polymerase domain-containing protein yields the protein MAEARGFSLLERFELKYHIPVEWADRIGAFLAPYCEEDYYSKITPGGFYWITNLYLDSPKWTFLGWKKKQLLDRFNMRIRTYGEHPAQDGTFHFEVKRKIRSICYKSRATIKGINPGEVWHMKPEEWPCKTDKDRMYLKDFLYKTELHGAHPRLLTQYKRRAWFGLREEYSRVTIDTGMRFREENGFDYTVDPHYMHSTGLPRFFQPGMDAVLELKCPCSQVPYWMFDLIRFLNLKHSAFSKFGNAAAEWKRVYENPRRFKSPYWTKLAGNF from the coding sequence ATGGCGGAAGCCCGCGGTTTTAGTCTTCTCGAACGTTTCGAGCTCAAGTACCACATCCCCGTCGAATGGGCGGACCGGATCGGTGCTTTCCTTGCCCCGTACTGCGAAGAGGACTACTATTCCAAGATTACTCCGGGCGGTTTCTACTGGATTACGAACCTGTACCTGGACTCCCCGAAGTGGACGTTCCTGGGCTGGAAAAAGAAACAGCTTCTGGACCGTTTCAACATGCGCATCCGTACCTACGGGGAACACCCCGCACAGGACGGTACGTTCCATTTCGAGGTGAAGCGCAAAATCAGGAGCATCTGTTACAAGAGCCGCGCCACCATCAAGGGAATCAACCCGGGCGAAGTCTGGCACATGAAGCCCGAGGAATGGCCCTGCAAAACAGACAAGGACCGCATGTACCTCAAGGATTTCCTGTACAAGACGGAACTCCACGGGGCTCATCCGCGCCTTTTGACGCAGTACAAGCGTCGCGCCTGGTTCGGGCTCCGCGAGGAATATTCCCGCGTGACAATCGATACGGGCATGCGCTTCCGCGAAGAGAACGGTTTCGACTACACGGTGGACCCGCACTACATGCATTCGACAGGCCTTCCCCGCTTCTTCCAGCCGGGAATGGACGCCGTGCTCGAATTGAAGTGCCCCTGCTCACAGGTTCCTTACTGGATGTTCGACCTGATAAGATTTTTGAACCTCAAGCATTCCGCATTTTCTAAATTCGGAAATGCGGCAGCCGAATGGAAACGTGTTTACGAGAACCCTCGCCGATTCAAGTCCCCCTACTGGACGAAATTGGCCGGGAACTTCTAG
- a CDS encoding HlyD family secretion protein, giving the protein MNKIEDLLDNFWNTHKNNAGVAYVYSHKLSLAWIICLIMAIVLGFMYQGKAAMFRGIAEASETIISVPSATEIVKVHVVPGQEIQVGDTIVEINRPDLTLRISEVTRELDALEGRSNLSSAEIDQKVAEVKANLETRRLALSAEIRNLETEYNSNKAISAKLKSLSNSNSGGDGNDAMAMRIKSLKNELALATKSANEQIALLRGSGRLQKTTGKSEAENLKKELEELKKQQQELIQIAKENWVVGDVNVRDGEKVSSFAPIVTLTHKSPTLVRGYINEQIYQNMDVGEAVKVTTLAGTGKAVVGEVVGLSSRIVPFPTRMWKMPELPVYGREVTIKIPEANPFLLGEMVTITETSVKHLKKNGNK; this is encoded by the coding sequence ATGAACAAGATTGAAGATTTGCTCGATAATTTCTGGAATACCCACAAGAACAACGCCGGCGTGGCATACGTCTACAGTCACAAGCTCTCTCTCGCTTGGATTATTTGCCTTATCATGGCGATTGTGCTTGGCTTTATGTACCAGGGCAAGGCCGCCATGTTCCGCGGTATCGCCGAAGCTAGTGAAACCATCATCAGCGTGCCTTCCGCTACCGAAATTGTGAAGGTGCACGTGGTTCCCGGCCAGGAAATCCAGGTGGGCGACACGATTGTCGAAATCAACCGCCCCGACCTTACGCTCCGCATCTCCGAAGTGACCCGCGAACTTGACGCCCTCGAAGGCCGCAGCAACCTGAGCTCCGCCGAAATCGACCAGAAGGTGGCCGAAGTCAAGGCGAACCTCGAGACCCGCCGCCTGGCCCTCTCCGCCGAAATCCGCAACCTCGAAACGGAATACAACAGCAACAAGGCCATTTCCGCCAAGCTCAAGAGCCTCTCGAACTCCAATTCCGGTGGTGACGGCAACGACGCGATGGCCATGCGCATCAAGAGCCTCAAGAACGAACTTGCGCTTGCGACCAAGAGCGCGAACGAACAGATTGCGCTGCTCCGCGGCAGCGGCAGGCTCCAGAAGACCACCGGCAAGAGCGAAGCCGAGAACCTGAAGAAGGAACTCGAAGAACTCAAGAAGCAGCAGCAGGAACTCATCCAGATTGCAAAAGAAAACTGGGTGGTGGGTGACGTGAACGTGCGCGACGGCGAAAAGGTTTCGAGCTTCGCCCCGATCGTGACCCTCACGCACAAGAGCCCGACCCTGGTGCGCGGTTACATCAACGAACAGATTTACCAGAACATGGACGTGGGCGAAGCCGTGAAGGTGACCACGCTCGCCGGTACGGGCAAGGCCGTTGTCGGTGAAGTCGTCGGTCTCTCTAGCCGCATCGTCCCCTTCCCGACCCGTATGTGGAAGATGCCCGAACTGCCCGTCTACGGCCGCGAAGTGACCATCAAGATTCCCGAAGCGAACCCGTTCCTCCTGGGCGAGATGGTGACCATCACCGAGACAAGCGTTAAACACCTCAAGAAAAACGGTAACAAATAA
- a CDS encoding DUF4956 domain-containing protein: MLDLLAVQSSTTNATIITLIYTLTLAFILSSMIGWTYEKTFLGLSYSRNFVQGIVLSSVAAAMIMQAIGDNVGRGLGMMGALSVVRFRTSFKDPRDIMFIFASLGAGIGCGVYAWGAAAGGTVAFCCVAFLLSRTGLGTKHFFDGMLRFALPNEPKVRGQIEDLMKSSLKTFILITMREVDGGARLDVAYQVRLRATKPAAEILTELSKIEGISDVQFMMQDATTEM; the protein is encoded by the coding sequence ATGCTAGACCTTCTCGCGGTCCAATCTAGTACGACCAATGCAACGATCATCACGCTGATCTACACACTGACATTGGCATTCATCCTCTCATCCATGATCGGGTGGACATACGAAAAGACCTTCCTCGGTCTCTCTTACTCCCGCAACTTCGTCCAGGGCATCGTCCTGAGCTCGGTTGCCGCAGCAATGATTATGCAGGCCATCGGCGATAACGTTGGCCGCGGCCTCGGCATGATGGGCGCACTCTCGGTGGTCCGCTTCCGTACGAGCTTCAAGGACCCGCGAGATATCATGTTCATATTTGCCTCGCTAGGCGCGGGTATCGGCTGTGGCGTGTATGCCTGGGGTGCCGCTGCCGGCGGTACGGTAGCCTTCTGCTGCGTCGCCTTCCTCCTCTCCCGCACCGGTCTCGGTACCAAGCACTTCTTTGACGGCATGCTCCGCTTTGCACTCCCCAACGAACCCAAGGTCCGCGGCCAGATCGAAGACCTCATGAAGAGCAGCCTCAAGACGTTCATCCTTATCACGATGCGCGAAGTCGACGGCGGTGCCCGTCTCGATGTCGCGTACCAGGTAAGGCTCCGTGCGACAAAGCCCGCCGCCGAAATCTTGACCGAGCTCTCCAAAATCGAAGGCATCTCGGACGTGCAGTTCATGATGCAGGACGCGACGACGGAAATGTAG
- a CDS encoding very short patch repair endonuclease produces the protein MKRKCKRRTPMTRSQMMRAVRSEDTVPELRVRKALFRDGFRYRLHCHDLPGSPDLFVLKYGVVVFVNGCFWHQHGCKFTGRPKSNPVFWNDKFTNNVVRDIKTGWKLSLLGFRTATVWECSIKNAFERTMELLEAFILGDDETIEI, from the coding sequence ATGAAACGGAAATGCAAAAGGCGTACGCCCATGACCCGTTCGCAGATGATGCGGGCGGTCCGTTCGGAGGATACCGTTCCCGAACTGCGGGTACGGAAGGCGCTTTTCCGCGACGGGTTCCGCTATCGCCTCCATTGCCATGACTTACCCGGTTCTCCGGACCTTTTCGTCTTGAAATACGGGGTGGTGGTGTTCGTGAACGGGTGCTTTTGGCACCAGCACGGTTGCAAGTTCACGGGCCGCCCCAAGAGCAATCCCGTTTTTTGGAACGATAAATTTACAAACAACGTTGTTAGGGACATAAAGACGGGCTGGAAACTTTCTCTGCTCGGTTTCCGCACGGCGACCGTATGGGAATGCTCCATCAAGAACGCCTTCGAACGCACCATGGAACTGTTGGAAGCTTTCATTTTGGGCGACGACGAGACCATCGAAATATGA
- a CDS encoding porin family protein yields the protein MMNFSRILAAGALAASYAFAQPVAPSVDQPEGQPAKKAGLNSKMGLGFHGQFEFTNLYGLAQDWNLGDDEEAPSGIGFVAGLRGRIPMMPVVHFAPELNFHYARLTQQDEAAKRSFQQMDIEVPLMLRGILKDMFYVTAGAQLELNLYSKAKVDFGSDDNGGYLDPIDIEYEEDLDKATFGFGLVLGAGFVFFDRISVDARFVLGLTEAYPNGESKFVTMDGAKQKSFQFGIGCWIL from the coding sequence ATGATGAATTTTAGCCGAATACTTGCCGCCGGAGCGCTTGCCGCATCGTATGCCTTCGCACAACCGGTGGCTCCGTCGGTGGACCAGCCGGAAGGCCAGCCCGCTAAAAAGGCGGGCCTGAACAGCAAGATGGGGCTTGGGTTCCACGGACAATTTGAATTCACGAACCTGTATGGCCTGGCCCAGGACTGGAACCTGGGGGACGATGAAGAAGCTCCTTCTGGCATAGGCTTTGTCGCCGGTCTTCGCGGTCGCATTCCCATGATGCCGGTCGTGCATTTTGCTCCCGAACTCAACTTCCACTATGCCCGGCTTACCCAACAGGATGAAGCCGCCAAGCGCAGCTTTCAGCAGATGGATATCGAAGTGCCCTTGATGCTGAGGGGCATCCTGAAGGACATGTTCTACGTGACCGCAGGCGCGCAGCTCGAGTTAAACCTCTACTCGAAGGCTAAGGTTGATTTCGGCAGCGACGATAATGGCGGGTATCTTGACCCTATCGATATCGAATATGAAGAAGATCTCGACAAGGCCACGTTCGGGTTCGGACTGGTGCTCGGTGCCGGCTTTGTTTTCTTCGATAGAATATCTGTCGATGCTCGTTTTGTTCTGGGACTTACGGAAGCTTACCCGAACGGCGAAAGCAAGTTTGTCACGATGGATGGCGCAAAGCAGAAGTCGTTCCAGTTCGGCATTGGTTGCTGGATTCTCTAG